A portion of the Helicobacter jaachi genome contains these proteins:
- the lepA gene encoding translation elongation factor 4 — MADNPQAFIRNFSIIAHIDHGKSTLADRLIQECGAVSEREMRAQIMDTMDIEKERGITIKAQSVRLNYHYKGQDYILNLIDTPGHVDFSYEVSRSLSSCEGALLVVDASQGVEAQTIANVYIAMENNLEILPVINKIDLPAAQPLRVMEDIESTIGLDCTEALQVSAKSGVGIQALIESIIEKIPAPSGDPHAPTKALIYDSWFDNYLGALALVRLKDGSLRVGEEVQVMSSGKKYEVLALYYPHPVQKIPTQSIACGEIGIISLGLKTLTDMAVGDTITSAKNPTSEPIEGFRPAKPFVFAGIYPIETDKFEELRDALNKLKLNDSALNFEPETSIALGFGFRVGFLGLLHMEVVKERLEREFGLNLIATAPTVVYEVYLTDGTKILVQNPSELPEIQKIESIKEPYVRASIITPSEYLGNIITLLANRRGVQEKMEYLTQSRVMLVYALPSNEIVMDFYDKLKSCTKGYASFDYEPIESREGDLVRLDIRVAGEIVDALSIIVDKSKSYEKGRALVESMKELVPRQLFEVAIQASVGNKIIARESVKSMGKNVTAKCYGGDITRKRKLLEKQKEGKKRLKAIGKVELPQEAFLAVLKIDG, encoded by the coding sequence ATGGCAGACAATCCCCAAGCTTTTATTCGTAATTTTTCAATCATCGCGCACATCGACCATGGTAAATCCACACTCGCAGATAGGCTTATTCAAGAGTGCGGCGCGGTGAGTGAGCGCGAAATGAGAGCGCAGATTATGGATACTATGGATATTGAAAAGGAGCGGGGGATTACCATTAAAGCCCAATCGGTGCGATTAAATTATCATTATAAAGGGCAGGATTATATCCTTAATCTCATTGATACACCCGGGCATGTGGATTTTAGCTATGAGGTTTCGCGCTCTTTGAGTTCATGCGAAGGCGCGCTACTTGTGGTTGATGCAAGTCAGGGCGTGGAGGCGCAAACTATTGCAAATGTGTATATTGCTATGGAAAATAATCTTGAAATCCTCCCTGTGATTAATAAAATCGACCTCCCAGCAGCCCAGCCGCTGCGTGTAATGGAGGATATAGAATCTACTATCGGGCTAGATTGCACAGAAGCTTTGCAGGTGAGTGCCAAAAGTGGCGTGGGCATACAAGCGCTTATAGAATCTATCATTGAGAAAATTCCAGCGCCCAGCGGAGACCCACACGCTCCAACAAAGGCTTTAATTTATGATTCGTGGTTTGATAATTATTTGGGCGCTTTAGCCCTTGTGCGGCTTAAAGATGGAAGTTTGCGCGTGGGAGAGGAAGTGCAGGTGATGAGCAGTGGGAAAAAATATGAGGTGCTAGCGCTATATTATCCCCACCCTGTGCAGAAAATCCCAACGCAGAGCATAGCGTGCGGCGAGATTGGCATTATCTCACTAGGATTAAAAACGCTCACAGATATGGCAGTGGGAGATACTATTACAAGCGCGAAAAATCCTACCAGTGAGCCTATTGAGGGGTTTCGCCCAGCAAAGCCTTTTGTATTTGCAGGCATTTATCCTATTGAAACAGATAAATTTGAGGAGCTGCGAGATGCGCTTAATAAGTTAAAACTTAATGATTCTGCGCTGAATTTTGAGCCAGAGACAAGCATAGCTTTAGGCTTTGGCTTTCGTGTGGGATTTTTGGGACTTTTACATATGGAGGTGGTTAAAGAGCGCTTAGAGCGTGAGTTTGGACTTAATCTCATCGCCACTGCGCCCACAGTGGTGTATGAAGTGTATCTCACTGATGGCACAAAAATCTTAGTGCAAAATCCTAGCGAGCTGCCAGAAATCCAAAAGATAGAATCCATTAAAGAACCTTATGTGCGTGCGAGCATTATCACGCCTAGCGAATATTTGGGCAATATCATTACTTTATTAGCCAATCGGCGCGGCGTGCAGGAAAAAATGGAATACCTCACACAATCGCGTGTAATGCTTGTGTATGCGCTGCCTAGCAATGAAATTGTTATGGATTTTTATGATAAGCTCAAATCCTGCACGAAAGGCTATGCGAGCTTTGATTATGAGCCTATAGAATCTAGAGAGGGGGATTTGGTGCGGCTTGATATACGCGTAGCAGGCGAGATTGTCGATGCGCTCTCAATTATCGTGGATAAATCAAAAAGCTATGAGAAGGGCAGGGCGTTGGTTGAAAGTATGAAAGAGCTTGTGCCGCGTCAGCTGTTTGAAGTGGCTATCCAAGCAAGTGTGGGGAATAAAATCATTGCTAGAGAAAGTGTGAAATCTATGGGGAAAAATGTAACTGCAAAGTGCTATGGCGGCGACATTACACGCAAGCGCAAATTGTTAGAGAAGCAAAAAGAGGGCAAGAAGCGTCTTAAAGCCATAGGCAAAGTTGAGCTACCTCAAGAAGCGTTTTTAGCTGTTTTGAAAATCGATGGATAA
- a CDS encoding pyridoxal-phosphate dependent enzyme, with translation MLDFSRSIIESRLLFDYPFLLKRDDLIHPYCNGNKARKFAALLQNQYHQNIWLSYGGNQSNAMASLAYLAHIKGATFHYVMPKATFAPKGNLAFALKCGMRAHTLPVGSSVEHLKSYAHSLLTPKTLFIPQGGDVQMAYYGMRALACELKQSIEKQGRGSGVIIFYTSGSGVGVVALKKALDLLYPQASLVALNCAKADLCALFDSHNVSAPIILESPFIFAKPKIAIWDMQSYLKSHNVRCDIIYDSVGFYMLRQHLHAFKGYKLVFIHSGGLMGNLSQLPRYAHILNPAHKRSQKV, from the coding sequence ATGCTTGATTTCTCGCGCTCTATTATAGAATCTAGGCTGCTTTTTGATTATCCCTTTTTACTTAAACGCGATGATTTAATCCATCCCTATTGTAATGGCAACAAAGCGCGCAAATTCGCCGCACTCCTGCAAAATCAATACCACCAAAACATTTGGCTAAGCTATGGCGGCAATCAGTCTAATGCAATGGCGTCTTTAGCCTATCTTGCGCACATTAAGGGCGCGACATTTCATTATGTGATGCCCAAAGCTACTTTTGCGCCCAAAGGCAATCTAGCCTTTGCCCTTAAATGCGGTATGCGCGCGCATACTTTGCCTGTGGGTAGCAGTGTGGAGCATTTAAAATCTTATGCGCACTCTTTGCTTACGCCTAAGACACTTTTTATTCCTCAAGGTGGCGATGTGCAAATGGCATATTATGGTATGCGCGCCTTAGCGTGCGAATTAAAGCAAAGTATAGAAAAGCAGGGCAGGGGAAGTGGGGTGATTATTTTTTACACAAGTGGCAGCGGTGTGGGAGTGGTGGCACTTAAAAAGGCTTTAGATTTACTCTATCCGCAAGCAAGTCTAGTAGCACTTAACTGCGCTAAAGCGGATTTGTGCGCTTTGTTTGATAGCCATAATGTATCCGCACCCATTATTTTAGAATCTCCCTTTATCTTCGCTAAGCCCAAAATTGCGATATGGGATATGCAAAGCTATCTTAAAAGCCATAATGTGCGCTGTGATATTATCTATGATAGCGTGGGATTTTATATGCTGCGGCAGCATTTGCACGCTTTCAAGGGCTATAAGCTTGTGTTTATCCACTCTGGCGGGCTTATGGGTAATCTTTCACAACTCCCCCGCTATGCGCATATTTTAAATCCAGCGCATAAGCGTAGTCAAAAGGTATGA
- the mnmE gene encoding tRNA uridine-5-carboxymethylaminomethyl(34) synthesis GTPase MnmE, with translation MRNTSSSTTLDDSTIVAIATPIGIGAISIVRLSGARAYEITLLLTKKNQLLPRYAHLCRIYDREGVAIDEAIVLYFPKPHSYTTQDVCEVQCHGGIVSARAIVELCINLGARMAQAGEFSKRAFLGGRLDLAQIQAIAGLIQSQSLEANKMLMRQLSGELSTFVEEVRESLLLVLAYMEASIDYGDEVGDTTHFIHTTLGKIKQKLEQVYSASIARQGVINGYTLSIIGKPNVGKSSLLNALLMYERAIVSDIEGTTRDTIEETLCIGSALVRVVDTAGIRQSDDSIERIGITKAKEAVSRSDIILAVFDNSQHFDEKDSAIMDILEQNARENKHIVIILNKSDMGATHNESIFAKFNAPILRTSIKHNGARDILKVIEPIVSANSGSDSIILTSSYQLECLKNALDSINKVIAGLKDDCIQSWIELQAFHIQDCIESISALTRPYEHTELLDRLFGTFCLGK, from the coding sequence ATGAGAAATACATCATCATCAACGACTTTAGACGATAGCACTATTGTCGCTATTGCTACTCCCATAGGCATAGGCGCTATTAGCATTGTGCGCTTAAGTGGTGCGCGCGCTTATGAAATTACACTTTTACTCACAAAAAAAAATCAATTATTGCCTCGTTATGCGCATTTATGCCGGATTTATGATAGAGAGGGAGTAGCCATTGATGAAGCCATAGTGCTTTATTTCCCAAAGCCTCACAGCTACACGACGCAAGATGTGTGTGAAGTGCAGTGCCATGGCGGGATTGTGAGTGCTAGAGCGATTGTGGAGCTGTGCATCAATTTAGGCGCGAGAATGGCTCAAGCAGGCGAATTTAGCAAGCGCGCTTTTTTGGGTGGGCGATTAGATTTAGCACAAATTCAAGCCATAGCCGGACTCATACAATCTCAAAGCCTTGAGGCAAATAAAATGCTTATGCGCCAACTTAGCGGAGAGCTAAGCACTTTTGTAGAGGAGGTGCGTGAAAGCTTGCTTTTGGTGCTAGCTTATATGGAGGCGAGCATTGATTATGGTGATGAAGTGGGCGATACTACTCATTTTATACACACGACTTTAGGGAAAATAAAGCAGAAATTAGAGCAAGTTTATAGCGCATCAATAGCACGACAAGGGGTGATTAATGGCTATACTTTAAGCATTATAGGCAAGCCAAATGTGGGCAAAAGCTCTTTGCTTAATGCGCTTTTAATGTATGAGCGTGCTATTGTGAGCGATATAGAGGGGACGACGCGCGATACCATTGAGGAGACATTGTGCATTGGTAGTGCTTTGGTGCGCGTGGTGGATACAGCGGGCATTCGCCAAAGTGATGATAGCATTGAGCGCATTGGCATCACAAAGGCAAAGGAAGCCGTGTCACGCAGTGATATTATTTTGGCTGTGTTTGATAATTCACAGCATTTTGATGAAAAAGATAGCGCGATTATGGATATATTAGAGCAAAATGCTAGAGAAAATAAGCATATTGTGATTATTTTAAATAAAAGCGATATGGGCGCGACACATAATGAAAGCATTTTTGCAAAGTTTAATGCGCCTATATTACGCACAAGCATTAAGCATAATGGCGCGCGCGATATTTTAAAAGTTATTGAACCAATTGTGAGCGCAAATAGCGGGAGTGATAGCATTATTCTTACATCAAGCTATCAGCTTGAGTGTCTAAAAAATGCGCTAGATTCTATAAATAAGGTTATTGCTGGGCTTAAAGATGATTGCATACAGAGTTGGATTGAGCTACAGGCATTTCACATACAAGATTGTATAGAATCTATCAGCGCGCTCACTCGCCCTTATGAGCATACAGAGTTGCTTGATAGGCTTTTTGGCACATTTTGCCTAGGCAAATAG
- a CDS encoding Jag N-terminal domain-containing protein: MKKIVEKTLEAALIKASTELNCSVADLEYEIVQNPTNGFLGLGKKDAIIIVDTKHKSAHRKESAKRETYLPKQALEIEEIDEDSQNFMPKPQKIWGEQNSWDNYNRDDEANIKQIRTELESLFKLLPFDIDKFEVRMLEDNTLYIYIDGRDCALLIGERGYRYKALSYLLFNWINPKYGYSLRLEIAEFLKNQEEMIDVYLKDIARLIKLNGKAQTKALDGILVYIALTKLREMFPEKYVSVRQNEADEKYIIINDFRR; the protein is encoded by the coding sequence ATGAAAAAAATTGTAGAAAAAACTTTAGAGGCAGCCCTCATTAAGGCTTCAACAGAGCTTAATTGCTCTGTGGCAGATTTGGAATATGAAATTGTGCAAAATCCCACAAATGGCTTTTTAGGACTGGGTAAGAAAGATGCTATTATTATTGTCGATACTAAGCATAAGAGCGCACACCGTAAAGAAAGTGCAAAAAGAGAAACTTATCTGCCAAAGCAAGCGCTAGAGATAGAGGAGATAGATGAAGATTCTCAAAATTTTATGCCAAAGCCGCAAAAGATTTGGGGAGAGCAAAATTCTTGGGATAATTATAATCGAGACGATGAGGCAAATATCAAGCAAATACGCACAGAGTTAGAATCTTTGTTTAAACTTTTACCTTTTGATATTGATAAATTTGAAGTGCGTATGCTGGAGGACAATACACTTTATATTTACATTGATGGACGCGATTGCGCGCTGCTCATCGGTGAGAGGGGCTATCGGTATAAGGCGCTCTCATACTTACTATTTAATTGGATTAATCCTAAATATGGCTATTCTTTGCGGCTAGAAATTGCTGAATTTTTAAAAAATCAAGAAGAGATGATAGATGTGTATCTTAAAGATATTGCACGTTTGATTAAGCTTAATGGCAAGGCACAGACAAAAGCACTCGATGGGATTTTGGTGTATATTGCTTTAACTAAATTGCGCGAGATGTTCCCAGAGAAATATGTATCCGTGCGACAAAATGAAGCAGATGAGAAATACATCATCATCAACGACTTTAGACGATAG